The region TAAAGTATTCGTTTTCTGAACCGTAAACGTGACGCTAAGATTGTGCTTCGACACGAGCACGCGAATTTCCCCCCTGCCAGAATCGTTAAGCAACTTGGCGTGCTTGAGATCGTCCTCCGTGACATCTGAAGGCACGTCTCCGGTCCAGATTGCATTACCCCACGTCAAGAGTTCCTTCGTCAACTCTCCCTTCTCAATCGTCGGTTTGCTGCCGCTGGCCTCTGATGCCGCACCGGAATTCGAAGGTCGGAAGTCAAGTCCGCCCTCGCCATACGCCACGTATGTCGTACTGTGGTAACGATTTCTCAATTGACTCTGATTCGTAACGACATCTACGACCATGTTCTTATAGTTCGTTATCAATGTATCTTTTTTCCCAAGATCCTTGAGCCGGTCCTGCACAATGCCAGCGGGGTCTAGCTGTTTTTCGCTGGGCAGCAAACCGTACCACGCGTCCTTCAGATACAACTCTCTTGCTGCGTCCCCCTCCTCGGGAAACTGCATCAGTACCGTCCCATCTGGCCGCGCAAAAATCCACCAAGGCGCGCCATTGTGATAATCCGGCATCGGCGTCAACTCCATCGGCCCCGGCGCGTTTGCCATCACGGCCATAAACTCGTCCGCATCGCGTCCGAGCAGACTGCCATTGATAAAACCATTGAAGCCTCCCTCAGGACCACCGCCGGTTTTGAACCGCTTCGCGGCCAGCGGTGCGCCCGTCGCCGGTTGACAACCGTGGAAGATGCCGTGTGCCAGATCCTCAAGTCCGTGATTTAACACGGCAAAGCGGCCCACCAGACCACCCATCGAATGCGTGAGAATGATGGCCTTGCCTGTATCGTTTTCCTTGCAGATTTCGCTCACGCCCATTAGACGGGTCGTCTTCTTTGTCTTCGGATCAACGACGTCCAAACCGCTCATCACGTCGCCTGCGGAATCATTGTTGGACTGCAACCAGTTGTACCCGATCGCGTAAACGCGATAGGCATACTTCACGAACTTATTGAATTCCGCAGAGCCTTCGGTGATCGCCTGCCCCTCGCCGAATGCGCCATACGTCTTGGGATCGGTGCCTAGCACGGGATGCAGCGCCCATTTCTCTCCCGTAGGATCGCCATTGATCCACGCGCCCTGCAACTTGCCAAGATGCTTCGGGTTGTTCAACTGTTGTTCGAGCCACAACAGGACAGGTTGATAGCTACTCCGGTAGACCGACCCCCAGCCGCGGCGCCGTGCCTCGTCCTTGGTAAGTGGGCTGTCCTTGTCAAGGTCGATCAGCGGACCGAGCGGCGTCACCGTGACGGTATGAGGATCGAAAAGTTTTTCGCGCGACGACGCACTACGAAACCATCCCGCGATAAGGGAACACAGCCCCGCGAGGCCTGAAGTTATCGTGTCGGTGTTCGGTGCAGACCATGCCATGTCGCCGCTGTCCTTGGTAGCCAGCGGTGAGCCCATCACTCCCGGGATGAAAATCACCGGGATGGTAGGACGCACACAGTGCAGAGTCTCCTTGACGCGCGTGTCGTCGGCTGGTGTTAGTGGAGCCTGCGCGGCAGAGTGGCCGTCTTTATCCGTCTTCGACGCCAGGCGCACGACCTCCTGTTCGGCGTCGTCGCTGGACGTCTCGTCAGTTGTGCCCGCACTGTCGGACTGAGTATTGCTCATGGATTCTCGCTTATGTTTGGTCCGCTCAGGCGCCGCTCTTGCCAGGTCGTAACGCCCGGATCACCACGGTTTCGATATCGTTGCTCTTCTGTTCGCTGGTGTGGCCTAGCTCGTCAGTTACTCCACTCAAACGAGAGCCGTCCGCACGTATGATTTCGTACGGATGGTTTTTTAATGGATCGCCTGAAATACGGTCGCGCAACAGATACTTGTCGTTGAATGCCGGCTTGTCGAGGCTGTTCAGATGCTCGGCCACCGAGCTCGGTCCCTGGCGGCTGAACGAAGCCGATTTGATGGTGCGCGCACCACGCGTGCCGTCTTCGATACCTTGCGGCGTGATGCGAATGTAGGAGCCCCCGCACTTGAGCATCAACTCGGTTTTCGCGTCGATCTCGATGCTACCGTTATTGCTCTTGAGCGACAGGCCAAGTTCCGAGAGCAGTCGCATTTGATCGGAAAGCGCCTGAATATCGATCGCCCCCTTTCCCGCGATCAGTTTCATACCTGCGCGTTGTACGAATAAACTGATCTTGTCCGCAACGCTGGCAACCAACGATTTTCCAACGGCCCAGTAAGTGTCCTTGCCGCTGACAAGGTTCAAATGATCATCCGCCACCACCTGTATCGACGCGTGCGTCGTGAAGCCCATGCTTTCCGGACTCGATACCAGCATGACGGGCTTAGCGAAACCATTTGCGTTGCCCGTTCCGCCGCCCGCGGTGACGCCGCCATTCGTAGTGCCAGCCTTGCCGTGCTGGGTCGCCTTGGCAAACTGCGCAAGTGCCTCCTGACTGGGCTTCAAATCCTCCGCCTTGGCGGTCGAACTCGCGGAAGACAACGATTCCACCAGCAAATCCGCCCGCGCCAGAATCTCACGTGGTTCAGTAGTGTCCAGCGGTTGATCGTCTGCGCCAATCCGATGCGTGGTGATATACAGCCCGTCGGTTGCGTGGACCGCGCCAGCATAGTCGGTTCGCAGCGTGAATCCGCTACCGGTATAGGCACCTCGCGAATTACCGTTCTGAACAATCTGATACCCGACGTGGAGCATGCTCATGCCGTGACTACTCATGATTCGCATGCGGTTCTGGCCCGTCGAGTCATCCATGACAAGCTGGTTATAGCCCGTGCCACCGAACTCTTTGGATTGGTAACCTGAAAGCAGCGCGTTTGAATGCCACTGCGGTTTCGCCGTGCCGTTATAAACACGATGAAGTGCTATCGGACGGTCAATATCGTTTCCAATATGGCCGATAAGCAGTTCCTCGCCGGCGCGAGGCATATGAACGCCGCCGTAGCCGTCGCCGGTGTCCGACTGCGCGACGCGTACCCAACACGATGCACGTTCGTCACCCAGGTTGATGCGATCCCAAACGAAGAGAACCTTCACCCGGTTCAATTCGTCGGTATACGCTTCCTGTCCCTTTGGGCCGGCCACGATTGCCGATTCCAGCTTCGCTTCAGGCTTGGCGTGTTCGAATGGACTGCGGTACGGCACTGTAGTCCGTTGCGCTTCAATGCCCACGCGATAGAAACCCGTGGACCCGTCCGCGAAGCTCACACCAAATGTCAGGGCGGTATCATCGGCACGAGCCAAAGCGAGCTGGTTACTCAGGCTATGAGGGTAGTTCGCGTCGTGCCCGGCAAGTGGCAAATTGTTTTCGATGGCCCATTCGACTTCAATGGTCGCAAATTCACGCTGATCCGCCCTATCCTGATCGTGCTCCGGGTGTCCTGAGAGCGTGAACCGCTGTCCAGCGTCCACCGCTCGCAGGCTGCCCATGCCATGAAACCGCTTCGCCCGTGACTCCCACTCCTCCATGCGAATCTTCGATAGCTGATCGCCCCGGTTCTGGTCGGGAT is a window of Paraburkholderia sp. D15 DNA encoding:
- a CDS encoding alpha/beta hydrolase, producing the protein MSNTQSDSAGTTDETSSDDAEQEVVRLASKTDKDGHSAAQAPLTPADDTRVKETLHCVRPTIPVIFIPGVMGSPLATKDSGDMAWSAPNTDTITSGLAGLCSLIAGWFRSASSREKLFDPHTVTVTPLGPLIDLDKDSPLTKDEARRRGWGSVYRSSYQPVLLWLEQQLNNPKHLGKLQGAWINGDPTGEKWALHPVLGTDPKTYGAFGEGQAITEGSAEFNKFVKYAYRVYAIGYNWLQSNNDSAGDVMSGLDVVDPKTKKTTRLMGVSEICKENDTGKAIILTHSMGGLVGRFAVLNHGLEDLAHGIFHGCQPATGAPLAAKRFKTGGGPEGGFNGFINGSLLGRDADEFMAVMANAPGPMELTPMPDYHNGAPWWIFARPDGTVLMQFPEEGDAARELYLKDAWYGLLPSEKQLDPAGIVQDRLKDLGKKDTLITNYKNMVVDVVTNQSQLRNRYHSTTYVAYGEGGLDFRPSNSGAASEASGSKPTIEKGELTKELLTWGNAIWTGDVPSDVTEDDLKHAKLLNDSGRGEIRVLVSKHNLSVTFTVQKTNTLPDVNLKTDWDKVASKTGIIRGDGTVPAWSADAQARGLKPGVPGEPAKGVQMAFVQGGYEHMKSNAHPWTHWAMLYSVVQIVNGEDVPVPGN
- a CDS encoding type VI secretion system Vgr family protein, coding for MVTRHVGIGAIKGGLSQQGRLLKLDTPAGNNVLLPHRVTGRSRIGRDFLFMLDCVSVSDNVELKTLIAQSVALWIQQVDGSYRPHNGYVHTARRLGADGSLTSYQLAFSSWMHFLKFRRDQRHWQDKSVDEIVADVFNQHPQAQGLYRFALSKSLPARSYCRQDDSDWNFVHRLLESEGLYGFWQQAADGKSHTLVITDRLETFEMLSPATVGFYRAGTGSEADALTQWSGTRTLQSVLLSTRTFDYKIPPTPFNPKATSVPTQENQGALPAQTEVYEYTGGYSYPDQNRGDQLSKIRMEEWESRAKRFHGMGSLRAVDAGQRFTLSGHPEHDQDRADQREFATIEVEWAIENNLPLAGHDANYPHSLSNQLALARADDTALTFGVSFADGSTGFYRVGIEAQRTTVPYRSPFEHAKPEAKLESAIVAGPKGQEAYTDELNRVKVLFVWDRINLGDERASCWVRVAQSDTGDGYGGVHMPRAGEELLIGHIGNDIDRPIALHRVYNGTAKPQWHSNALLSGYQSKEFGGTGYNQLVMDDSTGQNRMRIMSSHGMSMLHVGYQIVQNGNSRGAYTGSGFTLRTDYAGAVHATDGLYITTHRIGADDQPLDTTEPREILARADLLVESLSSASSTAKAEDLKPSQEALAQFAKATQHGKAGTTNGGVTAGGGTGNANGFAKPVMLVSSPESMGFTTHASIQVVADDHLNLVSGKDTYWAVGKSLVASVADKISLFVQRAGMKLIAGKGAIDIQALSDQMRLLSELGLSLKSNNGSIEIDAKTELMLKCGGSYIRITPQGIEDGTRGARTIKSASFSRQGPSSVAEHLNSLDKPAFNDKYLLRDRISGDPLKNHPYEIIRADGSRLSGVTDELGHTSEQKSNDIETVVIRALRPGKSGA